The nucleotide window TCGGAAGGCCTGGGCCAGTTCACAGCCGATCGGACCGCCGCCAAGGATCAACAGCCTTTTCGGCGCGTCCTTCAATGACCACAATGTATCGGACGTCAGGTAACCGGTATCATCGATCCCCGTAATGGGCGGGACAAAAGGCTTGGCACCAGCGGCAATAATGATGTTGCGGGTGGTCAGCCTGTCGCCGTTCACCTCTACTTCCCACGGACTGATAATCCGGGCGGTACCGGTAATGCAATTCACGCCAAGTCCGGAATATCGCTCCACACTGTCATGGGGCTCGACCTGGTCAATGATTTCCTGCACCCGTTTCATAACGGCCGGAAAATCGACCTGGCCTGTCACATTCTTCAATCCGTATGTTTCGCCCTCCGACAACAGATGACCGACCCGGGCAGAACGGATCAGGGCCTTGCTGGGCACGCAACCGGTATTCAGACAGTCCCCGCCCATCCTGTGTCCCTCGATCAGGGTCACCCGCGCCTTGACCATGGCGGCGATATAGGCGCTGACCAGACCGGCCGCCCCGCCGCCGATCACAATCAGGTTATTGTCGAATGTCTTCGGCTTTGTATAGCGGCTGTACAGACGGCGGGCCTTTACCAGATTCACTATGGCCCGGGCAATCCAGGGGAAGATACCAAGCAGGACAAACGCCCCGATCAGGCCGGGTGAAAGAAGTCCCCCGACTGTTTCTATGCTGGCAAGTTCGGTGCCGGCGTTTACATAAACAAAGGTGCCGGCCAGCATGCCAACCTGACTGACCCAATAAAAGGTGACAGCCCGGATCGGTGTCAGCGCCATCACCAGGTTAATCACAAAAAAGGGAAACAGCGGCACAAGCCGCAAGGTAAACAGATAAAGGGCGCCGTCCTTGCGCACCCCGTCATTCACCGGTTCAAGATAGCGACCGAATTTTTGCTGGACCCAGTCCTGCAACAGAAAACGGGCGATCAGGAAAGCCAGGGTCGCACCGATCGTGCTGGCGAAAGACACCAGAACAAGCCCCGTCCAGAGACCGAACAGCGCCCCGCCGACCAGGGTCATCACCGCTGCTCCCGGCAGGGACAATGCCGTAACAATCACATAAATCAGGAAATAGAGGCCAGCCACCAACAGGGCATGATCTGCCTGATATTTCTGGATGGCGTCCCGGCGGCTTTCAAAAAAAGCGGGATCGATATACTGAAACAGGTCAAAGACGAAGAATGACGCTACAATGCCTGCGAGTAAAAGCGCAACAATCAGCTTTTTTGCCATTAATCCTCCCTGCGCCTTTCCGCACACTATGCACCTTCGCAACTATTGTTGCCCGGTCACTATAGGCCCTGGAGGGTACAGGTCATCTCAACAATACTCAACTGTTTGTGATCTGTAAAAAAGAGACTCTATGCTGTATCGGCAGACAGCGTTTCATCCATGACAAGGGACTGGGGAAAGATAATGGAAATTTCTGTTCCCCTGTCAGGTTCGCTATCGATTAGAAGCGTGCCGCTCTGGAGTTCCACGAATGCATTCACGAGCGGCAGACCAAGCCCTGTGCCCTGATGTTGCCGCGTAAGGTAGGACTCCACCTGACCAAAGGGTTCAAGAGCCTTTACAATGTCCTTTTCCGCCATACCGATACCCGTGTCGGTCACGACAATTCGAACACCGCCCGTTGGCAACACCTTGTGAAGCACGGTGATTTTTCCCCCTTCCTGGGTAAATTTCACCGCATTGGACAAAAGATTGGTCATGATCTGCTTCATCAGCCTCTCGTCCAGCTTCAGGGATGGGAAATGACGATCGATCTGGCAGGACACGGACAGGTTCTTTTCATTTGCCGCCTCGCGGATCAGCCGCAGGGACTGCTCGGCGATTTCATCCACCCAGACTTCCTCCAGGTGCAGGACATATTTCCCGGCCTCAATCTTGGACAGGTCCAGAATGTCATTGATAATTTCCAAGAGATGCCTGCCGCTTGAATTGATATCCTCGGCATATTCGTGCACGGTTTCCGTTTTCACGTTATGGGCGGCCTTGCCCCGGAGAATATCTGAGAAACCGATGATGGCATTTAGCGGGGTACGCAGTTCGTGCGACATCTTTGCAATAAAGGCAGTCTTGGCCTGATTGGCTTCCTTTTCCTTTTCAAGGGAGCGCATTCTCCGCTCATTTTCCTCGATGGTGTCCATCACCCGGTTGAAAATCTCGCCCAGCTCGCCGGCTTCATCGCCGGGTTCAATCTGCACCCGGCGGGAAAGGTCTGCATTACCGTCGGCCAGTTCACACATAGCCCGCTGCAAAACGCCTGTGCCGAGCGTCGCCCCGTGCTCGGATGCATTGAGGCCTTCAAGTTCATGTGCCGCCGGCACTCGGAGGCCGTTGGGATTCTGATGACTGGAAAGCAGAGATTTCAGAATGCGCAGGAAGATATAACTCGTCCCGAAAGCCCAGACAAAACAAAGCATCACGCCCAGTGCCTGAACACCGATCTGTTCCAGATGACCCGCCGCCATAAGCTTGTCGGGTTGCGCAAATACCCCCACCATGACGGTACCCCATGTTCCGGCAAAGGCATGCACGGAGATGGCCCCGACCACATCGTCCAGTTTAAAACGGTGAACCAGAAGCCGGGCGCCGTAAAAACAAACCAGACTGCTGCTGGCGCCAATCATCAGCGCCCCCCAGGTGGATACAGCATCACAGCCCGCCGTGATCCCGACCAGTCCGGCCAAGACACCGTTTATGGTCCTGAAAGGTCTGTAAATCCCCTCCTGATATCTTCCCAAAATCATCTGCACCAGCCCGCCGATGGCGCCTGCCACCAGTGTGTTCATGATGATATGGGCGAAAGCGGAAGTCCCGGCGGTCGTAGATCCCCCGTTAAATCCGATCCAGCCCACCCAGATAATCATCGCCCCCAAGGCGGAGAGAATGGCGTTGTGACCGTGAATCCGCTGGGGATTTCCCTCTTCATCAAATTTACCGATCCGCGGCCCGACAAGGATAACGGCAGCCAGCGCCGCCCAGCCGCCAACGGAGTGCACGACAGAAGAGCCGGCAAAATCAATGAAACCCATCGCCCCCAACAGAGGCTCGTTCGCAGGATCCAGCAGGTTGCCCCAGGCCCAGTGGCCGAAAACCGGATAGACAAAAGCGCCGATGAACACCGCCATCATCATGAAAACGTCCATCTTCATACGCTCGGCCACCGCGCCGGACAGCACCGTCACGGCAGTTCCGCAAAATACCACCTGAAAGACAAAAAAGGTAAAAGTCCAGTCACTGACCCGGTCAAACATCAGCAGGTCCAGTTCAAAACCGAACAGGCCGCCGACGGACGAACCGAACATAATCATGAAGCCCACGGCGCCAAATACCATGGTGGACAGGATGAAATCGGTGATATTCTTCTGGGCCACGTTAATGGAGTTTTTAGCCCGCACCATCCCGCTTTCCAGCAGCAGGAAGCCGGCCTGCATCATGAACACAAGCCCAGCCGCCGTCATGGTCCAGACATGGTCCAGATTGTTTTGCAGGGCAAAACGCTGCGCTGGTTCTGCCCAGGATATGGTGGGAAACAACAAAACTATAAACAAAGGGAACAGGTATCTTATACTCTTATACACTCTGGCCATCACATTCTCCTGTGCACAGGCGTCCCTCGAACCCGTGCGACAATATTATGTGATCAATTTACAAGAGCAGTTCCTAACGTTTTATGAATATAACACCCGACGTTTTATATTGTTTTATTATTATAATTTAATAAGTTACCGCAAGTGCGAAGAAAGTCAGAAATTATACCTGAGACCGGCATATATATTGCTGTTGTCCTGGAACTGCCCAAAGAAAGTATAATTCTCCGCCCCGTAAAACAGGTTGCCGCCACCTTCCACTTCCATATTGTCGGTGATCTTGTATGACACATTGAAGCGCAGATAACCGTCCTTGTCGGAAGGGGACCAGAAATTAAACAGGGAGACGGTCATGGTCTGCTGCTTCAGAAGCTTGGTCAGGCGCAGGGTGATCAGATGGCGG belongs to Emcibacter sp. and includes:
- a CDS encoding FAD-dependent oxidoreductase; amino-acid sequence: MAKKLIVALLLAGIVASFFVFDLFQYIDPAFFESRRDAIQKYQADHALLVAGLYFLIYVIVTALSLPGAAVMTLVGGALFGLWTGLVLVSFASTIGATLAFLIARFLLQDWVQQKFGRYLEPVNDGVRKDGALYLFTLRLVPLFPFFVINLVMALTPIRAVTFYWVSQVGMLAGTFVYVNAGTELASIETVGGLLSPGLIGAFVLLGIFPWIARAIVNLVKARRLYSRYTKPKTFDNNLIVIGGGAAGLVSAYIAAMVKARVTLIEGHRMGGDCLNTGCVPSKALIRSARVGHLLSEGETYGLKNVTGQVDFPAVMKRVQEIIDQVEPHDSVERYSGLGVNCITGTARIISPWEVEVNGDRLTTRNIIIAAGAKPFVPPITGIDDTGYLTSDTLWSLKDAPKRLLILGGGPIGCELAQAFRRLGSEVTIVEAAPRIMPHEDEEAARLVSEVFAKEGVVLLTGHEVTSFRSGGAGQVAVLAKDGQERQVTFDTLLVATGRKANVAGLGAEHLGLEVTRQGTLEVDKYMRTKYPNIFACGDVVGPYQFTHMAAHQAWYAAVNALFGTFRKFAVDYRIVPRATFTDPEVASVGLGEEEATKLGISCEVTRYGLDDLDRAIADSANHGFVKVLTPPGNDRILGVTIVGAHASELIAEFILAMKHGLGLNKILGTIHIYPTLNEANKYVAGEWKKKHKPERLLKWVEKYHNWRRG
- the amt gene encoding ammonium transporter, yielding MARVYKSIRYLFPLFIVLLFPTISWAEPAQRFALQNNLDHVWTMTAAGLVFMMQAGFLLLESGMVRAKNSINVAQKNITDFILSTMVFGAVGFMIMFGSSVGGLFGFELDLLMFDRVSDWTFTFFVFQVVFCGTAVTVLSGAVAERMKMDVFMMMAVFIGAFVYPVFGHWAWGNLLDPANEPLLGAMGFIDFAGSSVVHSVGGWAALAAVILVGPRIGKFDEEGNPQRIHGHNAILSALGAMIIWVGWIGFNGGSTTAGTSAFAHIIMNTLVAGAIGGLVQMILGRYQEGIYRPFRTINGVLAGLVGITAGCDAVSTWGALMIGASSSLVCFYGARLLVHRFKLDDVVGAISVHAFAGTWGTVMVGVFAQPDKLMAAGHLEQIGVQALGVMLCFVWAFGTSYIFLRILKSLLSSHQNPNGLRVPAAHELEGLNASEHGATLGTGVLQRAMCELADGNADLSRRVQIEPGDEAGELGEIFNRVMDTIEENERRMRSLEKEKEANQAKTAFIAKMSHELRTPLNAIIGFSDILRGKAAHNVKTETVHEYAEDINSSGRHLLEIINDILDLSKIEAGKYVLHLEEVWVDEIAEQSLRLIREAANEKNLSVSCQIDRHFPSLKLDERLMKQIMTNLLSNAVKFTQEGGKITVLHKVLPTGGVRIVVTDTGIGMAEKDIVKALEPFGQVESYLTRQHQGTGLGLPLVNAFVELQSGTLLIDSEPDRGTEISIIFPQSLVMDETLSADTA